The window TCAGCCGCACGGTCGTATCCGCGCCTTGCACCTCGTGCAGCCGCAGCACTACGCTGCGGCTGTCCGGTCCGTCCCAGGGCCGCTTGAGCGCGCTGATCAGCACATTGTCCGGCTCGACGATCGCCCACGATCCGGCGGGATCGAGCGCGCCGCCGTGGCTGTCGGTGCTCACTACCGGCGGCTGCATGTTGAAACTCCATCCGGCCTGGGGCATGCGCGCCGCGGCCCAGTCGCCGGAGAATGGACGCAGGCCGTAGATCGCGGTGAAGCTGCCGCGGTCGCCGATCGGCCCGCCGCGGTTGGCCAGGATGTTGCCCAGCCGCGGGCTCTGCGCGGCCTTGAGCAGGGTCAGGCGCAGGATATTGGCCCGGCCGCCGTGGATCCCGGCGGCGTTGCGGTCGTTGAGAATGTCGAAGCCGTACTTGTTGCGCGAGAGCAGGGCCACGCCGCGGCCCGGCGTTGCGGCCACGCTGTCAAGGATCGCCACCCACTTATGGCCAAGCGCCTCGTAGTTGTACGGCGGGTTCTCGTCGTGGCGGCGCACCAGCGTGCCGTAGGGGATGTCGTAGATCGCCTCGGCCGGCGCGTTCTCCAGGTTCAGCGGGAAGGCGACCTTGGCCAGCCGGTTTTCGACCTCGCCCCAGTTGTCGATTCGCGTCTCAAAGCGCAGATGATCGGCCCCGGCATCGAGGATCACGTCCTGCTCGATGTACAGCTCCTCAAAGCTGCGGGCGATGCGGATTCGCGTACGGACCGGACCGGGCTCGATCACCGTAATCGACAACGCGTTGTCCACTGTCTGCGGCTGGCTGCCGTACTTGTCGTAGTCCAGGTTCCAGGCCGGGTAGATGTTGCGGCGCTCGCGATAGAGCTGGATCACGTTGGCCGGTCGGCCGGGCTCAATCGCCTCTGCGC is drawn from Candidatus Alcyoniella australis and contains these coding sequences:
- a CDS encoding glycoside hydrolase family 38 C-terminal domain-containing protein → LDELAQWGMQKLAEAVDTSFATHLGASKVYLVFNPLSFTRDALVELTQEPPLRGWQAYGPDGEPLLGQWSEEARRMLVRVNDLPPLGWTAVALVDGEITASGGVRAEGMVLQNDLLRAELDPQTGHLLSVVHKASGAEAIEPGRPANVIQLYRERRNIYPAWNLDYDKYGSQPQTVDNALSITVIEPGPVRTRIRIARSFEELYIEQDVILDAGADHLRFETRIDNWGEVENRLAKVAFPLNLENAPAEAIYDIPYGTLVRRHDENPPYNYEALGHKWVAILDSVAATPGRGVALLSRNKYGFDILNDRNAAGIHGGRANILRLTLLKAAQSPRLGNILANRGGPIGDRGSFTAIYGLRPFSGDWAAARMPQAGWSFNMQPPVVSTDSHGGALDPAGSWAIVEPDNVLISALKRPWDGPDSRSVVLRLHEVQGADTTVRLSLPGRRILSAEPLDLIERAVDGPSVTIDRSGACSLLLPAHSLATLLLRTQPLGARDDDDDSQDQDERGCGCN